In the Candidatus Woesearchaeota archaeon genome, one interval contains:
- a CDS encoding glycosyltransferase family 39 protein encodes MAKGNGRKAGNQLAFYIFIVFGLIFSIVSINGFGLEFSDQNIYIYMGRLITEGSMPYRDFFFSHPPGEVYLDALIYAIFGFRLWAFKLLSLFAVLASAWYIYKIGEKHIGDGIGLLGSGLFLMTYETLRISAGNIGMAWTVMLSVAGLYYLLQGKIDGNNYMALLSGILAGLAALFTMHAIPVAIGLAVVAMIEISFSKLRLKVRRFAFYLIGFLATFGLISLLFLAMPGSSYYDQVIAYHLQKAAAPVSGIKLGLFWMMAKFNFLVFIGAALGIAIRDRKTSADSSQNRGLFPYVTLIAVYAVYLLLLKRWFPYYFFGAFPFLALLGAAGIAAIASRLKAGMKIAFWAMAILFLANIAFAASQYNWSMDNTFGGKGQGDLARLEQHVSSEDAIYGDYLFAPILALRQGSRIVGNNVDTNPLRFETGNIEMAKEMQALKEAGVVYIVLRKSNEFMLNNQAGADYLDAANCTILENFEYYLPSYFAKQLATDRLFLLRCGEGPKDAQ; translated from the coding sequence ATGGCAAAAGGGAATGGCAGAAAGGCTGGCAATCAATTGGCATTCTACATATTCATAGTGTTCGGGCTTATATTTTCTATTGTTTCCATCAATGGTTTTGGCCTTGAGTTCAGCGACCAGAACATATATATTTATATGGGGCGCTTAATAACAGAAGGCAGCATGCCTTACAGGGATTTTTTCTTTTCGCATCCGCCTGGCGAAGTTTATCTTGATGCATTGATTTATGCCATATTTGGGTTCAGGTTATGGGCATTCAAGCTGTTATCGTTATTTGCTGTGCTTGCCAGTGCATGGTACATCTACAAAATAGGGGAAAAGCATATTGGAGATGGCATTGGCCTATTGGGTTCTGGCCTGTTCCTGATGACATATGAGACCCTTAGGATTTCTGCTGGAAATATTGGCATGGCCTGGACAGTTATGCTAAGCGTTGCAGGATTATACTATCTGCTGCAGGGAAAAATTGATGGCAACAATTATATGGCATTGCTTTCCGGGATTCTGGCTGGGCTTGCAGCTCTTTTCACAATGCATGCCATTCCAGTGGCAATTGGCCTGGCAGTGGTTGCCATGATAGAAATTTCTTTTTCAAAATTAAGGTTGAAAGTCAGGAGATTTGCCTTTTATTTAATCGGGTTCCTTGCGACTTTCGGGCTTATTTCATTGCTTTTCCTGGCAATGCCAGGAAGCTCATACTATGACCAGGTAATTGCCTATCACCTGCAGAAAGCAGCTGCTCCTGTAAGCGGGATTAAGCTCGGCTTGTTTTGGATGATGGCAAAGTTCAACTTCCTGGTTTTCATAGGTGCGGCTCTGGGGATTGCCATAAGGGATAGAAAAACATCAGCAGACTCAAGTCAAAACAGAGGATTGTTTCCATATGTAACCCTCATTGCCGTATATGCCGTTTACTTGCTTTTGCTCAAGCGCTGGTTCCCATATTACTTCTTTGGTGCATTCCCGTTCCTTGCACTGCTGGGCGCGGCAGGAATTGCGGCTATTGCCAGTAGGCTTAAGGCTGGCATGAAAATTGCATTTTGGGCAATGGCTATCCTGTTTCTGGCAAACATTGCGTTTGCAGCATCCCAATATAATTGGTCCATGGATAATACATTTGGCGGAAAGGGGCAGGGGGATCTGGCCAGGCTTGAACAGCATGTTTCATCAGAAGATGCAATATATGGGGATTACCTTTTTGCCCCCATTCTGGCCTTGCGGCAAGGCAGCCGCATCGTAGGAAACAATGTTGATACCAATCCATTGAGGTTTGAAACAGGTAATATAGAAATGGCCAAGGAAATGCAAGCGCTTAAAGAGGCCGGTGTAGTATATATTGTATTGCGGAAAAGCAATGAGTTCATGCTTAACAACCAGGCGGGTGCAGATTACCTGGATGCTGCCAATTGCACAATCCTTGAGAACTTTGAATATTACCTGCCCAGCTATTTTGCAAAACAGCTGGCAACAGACAGGCTTTTCCTGTTGAGGTGTGGGGAAGGGCCCAAAGATGCCCAATAA
- a CDS encoding tetratricopeptide repeat protein, which yields MASISLCMIAKDEEKYIESAISSVLGAVDDAIVADTGSKDNTKKLAEELGAKVIDVKWQDDFSKARNESIKHAAGDWILILDADEAIAEPDLEKLRKLADDSETDAYIFTQQTYTNDSKLKDWTPVKKSTKETKGYSGWVPAQIIRMFRNNRGIAFEGEVHETVLPSIEKIKGKVRPSKIPIHHYGMERSDRKQGKAELYEKLGKAKIKKGDAKAHYELGKQLVQNRQYEKAIESFAQAIKARPDYADAYADLGTLFLNLGRAAEAKKFLSKAVNLNTQSCDAFNNLGVIYGKLGKHEDAILLFMKAIELKQDYAAAYKNLGLTLDKLDRKEEAALCFATAIKLNPKYKDEIEFS from the coding sequence ATGGCATCAATATCTTTATGCATGATAGCCAAGGATGAAGAAAAATATATAGAGTCAGCAATTTCCAGCGTTCTTGGGGCAGTTGACGACGCCATTGTAGCTGACACCGGCTCAAAAGACAACACAAAAAAGCTGGCAGAAGAGCTTGGCGCCAAAGTTATAGATGTAAAATGGCAGGATGATTTCTCAAAAGCAAGAAATGAGTCAATTAAGCATGCTGCAGGTGACTGGATTTTAATCCTTGACGCAGATGAGGCGATTGCAGAGCCTGACCTGGAGAAGCTCAGGAAGCTTGCTGATGACAGCGAAACAGATGCGTATATTTTCACCCAGCAGACTTACACAAATGATTCAAAGCTAAAGGACTGGACGCCAGTAAAGAAAAGCACCAAGGAAACAAAAGGCTATTCCGGCTGGGTTCCTGCCCAAATAATCAGGATGTTCAGGAACAACAGGGGCATTGCATTTGAAGGCGAGGTGCATGAGACAGTGCTTCCCAGCATTGAAAAGATAAAGGGCAAAGTCAGGCCTTCAAAAATCCCAATACACCATTATGGCATGGAAAGGTCAGACAGAAAACAAGGCAAGGCTGAGCTTTACGAAAAATTGGGCAAGGCTAAAATAAAGAAAGGAGATGCAAAAGCGCATTATGAGCTGGGGAAGCAGCTTGTGCAGAACAGGCAGTATGAGAAGGCAATTGAAAGCTTTGCCCAGGCAATCAAGGCCAGGCCAGACTATGCAGATGCTTATGCAGACCTCGGGACATTGTTCTTAAACCTTGGCAGGGCAGCTGAAGCCAAGAAGTTTTTGTCCAAGGCAGTGAACCTCAACACGCAAAGCTGCGATGCTTTCAATAACCTGGGCGTGATATATGGGAAGCTTGGGAAGCATGAGGATGCAATATTGCTTTTTATGAAAGCCATAGAGCTCAAGCAGGATTATGCTGCTGCTTACAAGAATTTAGGCCTGACCCTGGACAAGCTTGACAGGAAGGAAGAAGCAGCTTTGTGCTTTGCAACAGCCATCAAGCTCAATCCAAAGTATAAGGATGAGATCGAATTCAGCTAG
- a CDS encoding alpha/beta fold hydrolase, translated as MRGIILVVLFLLMVQGASALYVQGFGYEAKAPYHSPIIFVPGIMGSALDDNNRWTMADNLWPGNPQEDRMELALKDDGKTPVIEGSDIEPKYVLRTVWGFKKIYTGFYDYMNTKTPYTFNGYVGGLTYQGKAYFDHPYDFRLPTDDQLYKIEKSLDKKVKEVLKETKSDKVILVAHSMGGLQAKMYAAENPDKVAGVIFLSSPLNGAPRGFQSLTEGYNFDATALITINHVWEIGHNWPGVFHLSPNHEFTTKDGSLVSLDETFLKGINYQQARHIPSQDFAEMRDAGITSQGEVTKFLEQKYSGLSKGIYAQTKAFRQKFDNLKVDDSIRIAIIHGDNKNTTQQFVVKDEIFTSYETYDTDQMITGPDGLSMPLAFPFQFTARRFVRVDSLEGDETVHKKGFQWDRATSTESVNYGHMDMASQPETMDKLMAIVEEINHDKRDGEWLKAIKSIAIENLKSAEQMSADIAVGQSEAYGQAIKAENEKEAKDEGWISTLLQDLRGRGAYVFFDKLIDGKYNTVQIIVPGLGNYNDKDTDFKAYFALESYALTDVNIGTAKPATYKVTIDKETFLKLASGEMRLKEAWNNGKIEVSGGLKENLLLWVGKWVAKYTS; from the coding sequence ATGAGGGGGATAATTTTAGTTGTGTTATTTCTTCTTATGGTGCAAGGAGCCAGTGCACTCTATGTGCAGGGCTTTGGCTATGAGGCAAAAGCTCCTTACCATTCCCCGATAATTTTCGTTCCTGGCATTATGGGGTCAGCACTGGATGACAACAACCGCTGGACCATGGCAGACAATCTCTGGCCAGGAAATCCCCAGGAAGACAGGATGGAGCTGGCATTGAAGGATGATGGGAAAACGCCAGTGATAGAGGGCTCTGACATTGAGCCCAAGTATGTCCTGAGGACTGTTTGGGGCTTCAAAAAAATTTATACAGGATTCTACGATTACATGAACACCAAGACCCCCTACACTTTCAACGGCTACGTGGGCGGCCTGACCTACCAGGGCAAGGCATATTTTGACCACCCCTATGATTTCAGGCTCCCTACTGATGACCAGCTCTACAAGATTGAAAAAAGCCTTGATAAAAAAGTGAAGGAGGTATTGAAGGAGACAAAATCAGACAAGGTGATTCTTGTTGCGCACAGCATGGGGGGGCTGCAGGCAAAGATGTATGCAGCTGAAAATCCCGACAAGGTTGCAGGTGTTATTTTCCTGTCAAGCCCGCTTAATGGCGCGCCCCGCGGCTTCCAGTCATTGACAGAGGGGTATAATTTCGATGCAACGGCATTAATTACAATCAACCATGTCTGGGAAATTGGCCACAACTGGCCAGGTGTGTTCCATCTTTCGCCTAACCACGAGTTCACAACAAAAGACGGCAGCCTGGTCTCGCTTGATGAAACATTCCTTAAAGGGATAAATTACCAGCAGGCAAGGCACATACCGAGCCAGGATTTTGCTGAGATGAGGGATGCAGGAATAACAAGCCAGGGGGAGGTCACAAAATTCCTCGAGCAAAAATATTCAGGGCTGAGCAAGGGAATCTATGCACAGACAAAGGCATTTCGCCAGAAATTCGACAATCTTAAGGTTGATGATTCCATAAGGATTGCGATAATTCATGGCGACAATAAGAATACGACCCAGCAGTTTGTTGTCAAGGACGAGATTTTCACATCTTACGAGACTTATGACACCGACCAGATGATAACAGGGCCTGATGGATTAAGCATGCCATTGGCCTTTCCATTCCAGTTCACTGCCAGGAGATTTGTCAGGGTCGATTCCCTTGAAGGCGACGAGACCGTGCACAAGAAAGGCTTCCAATGGGACAGGGCAACAAGCACAGAATCTGTGAATTATGGCCACATGGACATGGCCAGCCAGCCTGAGACAATGGACAAGCTCATGGCAATTGTGGAAGAGATAAACCATGACAAGAGGGACGGCGAGTGGCTCAAGGCAATCAAATCAATAGCCATTGAAAACCTGAAGAGCGCTGAGCAGATGAGCGCTGATATCGCCGTTGGCCAGTCGGAAGCATACGGCCAGGCAATCAAAGCGGAAAATGAAAAGGAGGCAAAGGATGAGGGTTGGATATCCACCCTTCTGCAGGACCTGCGGGGCAGGGGGGCATATGTTTTTTTCGATAAATTGATTGATGGAAAATATAATACAGTGCAGATAATCGTGCCGGGCCTTGGAAATTACAATGACAAGGATACAGACTTTAAGGCATACTTCGCATTGGAAAGCTACGCTTTGACAGACGTGAATATCGGCACAGCAAAGCCTGCGACATACAAAGTCACAATTGACAAGGAAACATTCCTTAAGCTCGCTTCAGGCGAGATGAGATTGAAGGAAGCCTGGAACAACGGCAAGATAGAGGTGAGCGGGGGACTAAAGGAAAACTTGCTCCTGTGGGTGGGAAAATGGGTTGCAAAATACACATCCTGA
- a CDS encoding 50S ribosomal protein L37e — MKGTPSKGKHNKSGSHIRCRRCGRHSYHVNRKTCASCGYGNSARVRSWGWQTGKSIRSRQK; from the coding sequence ATGAAAGGAACGCCTTCAAAGGGTAAGCACAACAAGTCTGGCAGCCATATACGCTGCAGGAGATGCGGAAGGCATTCCTACCATGTGAACAGGAAGACCTGCGCAAGCTGCGGCTATGGGAATTCGGCCAGGGTAAGAAGCTGGGGCTGGCAGACAGGAAAGTCAATCAGGAGCAGGCAGAAATAG
- a CDS encoding small nuclear ribonucleoprotein (Enables 3` processing of polyadenylated mRNAs and tRNA precursors), producing MPELSRPLDTLNRARDKRVLVELKNGRQYVGKLKAFDIHINVVLEDCEERIDGEIKRKLNSVFLRGDTITVISSD from the coding sequence ATGCCAGAATTATCAAGGCCTTTGGACACATTGAACAGAGCGAGAGACAAAAGAGTATTGGTTGAATTGAAGAACGGCAGGCAGTATGTTGGGAAGCTAAAAGCTTTTGACATCCATATCAATGTGGTTCTTGAGGATTGTGAAGAGAGAATTGACGGCGAGATAAAACGCAAGCTCAACTCAGTCTTCTTAAGGGGAGACACAATAACAGTGATATCTTCCGATTAA
- a CDS encoding 30S ribosomal protein S8e — protein MVITQTKSRRTPSGGIYQNYRKLRQYETGSMPTLTKIGKTKLKQEKTTGGNVRTKLLTADIANVLDPKTKKFHKAKIETVVENPANRHYVRRNIITKGTIIQTDKGKARVTSRPGQTGTVNAVLMQ, from the coding sequence ATGGTTATTACACAGACAAAAAGCAGGAGAACGCCGAGCGGCGGAATCTATCAAAATTATCGAAAGCTGCGGCAGTATGAAACAGGCAGCATGCCGACCCTGACCAAGATTGGAAAGACAAAGCTCAAGCAGGAAAAGACAACTGGCGGGAATGTCAGGACAAAACTGCTGACAGCAGACATTGCGAATGTCCTCGACCCAAAGACAAAGAAATTCCACAAGGCAAAGATTGAGACTGTGGTTGAGAACCCGGCGAACAGGCATTACGTCAGGCGAAACATAATCACCAAAGGCACAATTATCCAGACAGACAAGGGCAAGGCAAGGGTCACATCAAGGCCTGGCCAGACCGGGACTGTAAATGCTGTTCTTATGCAATAG
- a CDS encoding DUF2238 domain-containing protein, translating into MKKGTIYRIFLFVVFFGFWLWAAVNPIYPDDWLLENYLVFFFVPIIILTGIYFRLSNVSYTVITVFMVLHVIGSHYTYAEVPFGYVLQNWFGATRNMYDRLVHFSFGFLLAYPVREVFVRLARARGFWGYYLPLDLTLSFSAIYEIVEWLAASSVGSAAGIAFLGAQGDIWDAQKDMLAAGIGALIAMVTIAIINMVYNREFWPEMKASFRIARDDEPLGEVRLKEMMDEKNNSAKENAVSKP; encoded by the coding sequence ATGAAAAAAGGGACAATCTACAGGATATTTCTTTTTGTCGTATTCTTTGGCTTTTGGCTGTGGGCAGCTGTCAACCCTATTTATCCGGATGACTGGCTCCTTGAAAATTACCTTGTTTTCTTTTTTGTGCCGATAATCATCCTTACTGGGATATATTTCAGGCTCTCCAATGTTTCCTACACAGTGATTACTGTCTTCATGGTTTTGCACGTCATTGGCTCGCATTACACCTATGCTGAAGTGCCCTTTGGCTATGTCCTGCAAAATTGGTTTGGCGCAACAAGAAACATGTATGACCGCCTTGTGCATTTCTCATTTGGTTTTCTGCTGGCCTATCCAGTCCGTGAAGTTTTTGTGAGGCTGGCAAGGGCAAGGGGATTTTGGGGGTATTATCTGCCGCTTGACCTTACCCTTTCATTCTCAGCGATTTATGAAATCGTGGAATGGCTTGCAGCGTCAAGCGTTGGCTCAGCAGCAGGCATTGCGTTTCTGGGCGCGCAGGGCGACATCTGGGATGCGCAAAAGGATATGCTTGCTGCAGGCATAGGCGCCTTGATTGCGATGGTGACCATTGCAATAATAAATATGGTTTACAACAGGGAGTTTTGGCCGGAGATGAAAGCCAGCTTCAGGATTGCCAGGGATGATGAGCCGCTTGGCGAGGTCAGGCTCAAGGAAATGATGGATGAGAAAAATAATTCAGCCAAAGAAAATGCTGTTTCAAAGCCTTAA
- a CDS encoding phosphomannomutase/phosphoglucomutase: MGIFKAYDIRGIYPNELNEETAYKIGRAFVKLLKAKEVLVGNDMRSSSPSLFESVAKGITDEGADVVHAGLVDTPMFYFCAKDYPAALMVTASHNPGVYNGMKCCGRNASPITYENGLEKMGEMVAKNNFAKPSAKKGRIVKKDFMDAFIEFNLKYAKGLKRLKVVADTANGMGGLTFPAVFSRINCDFQCLYPELDGNFPNHEANPLIPQNLKDLRDEVIIKKADLGVAPDGDADRCMFLDEKGNTVPGDLITALIAQRLIKDNPKSAVLYDLRASRVVKEVIEAEGGRAIMSRVGHSYIKERMRKENAIFAGEVSAHFYYRENSYCESSIMSTLIIMKMMSESGKKLSELVAPLRKYHKTDEINFKVKDKEAKMKELEKIFYDGNVSRLDGIKIEYGDWWFNVRPSNTEPLLRLNLEADTKDLMLKMQNRISKIIQN, translated from the coding sequence ATGGGGATTTTCAAGGCTTATGACATCAGGGGAATATATCCAAATGAGCTTAATGAGGAAACTGCCTATAAAATAGGCCGTGCCTTTGTGAAGCTGCTCAAGGCAAAGGAAGTTCTTGTGGGGAACGACATGCGCAGCAGCTCCCCGTCGCTCTTTGAGTCAGTTGCAAAAGGCATAACAGACGAAGGCGCGGATGTGGTCCATGCCGGCCTTGTAGACACGCCGATGTTTTATTTCTGCGCAAAGGATTACCCTGCAGCCCTTATGGTAACCGCCTCCCACAATCCAGGAGTATACAATGGCATGAAATGCTGCGGCAGGAATGCCAGCCCAATCACCTATGAAAATGGCCTGGAGAAAATGGGCGAGATGGTGGCCAAGAATAATTTCGCCAAGCCTTCTGCAAAAAAAGGGAGGATTGTCAAAAAGGACTTTATGGACGCTTTCATTGAATTTAACTTAAAATATGCAAAAGGCCTCAAAAGGCTCAAGGTTGTTGCAGACACTGCCAATGGCATGGGCGGCCTTACCTTTCCCGCTGTTTTTTCCAGGATTAACTGTGATTTTCAGTGCCTTTACCCTGAGCTTGACGGCAATTTTCCAAATCATGAGGCAAACCCCCTTATTCCGCAAAACCTGAAGGATTTGAGGGATGAGGTTATCATCAAGAAGGCAGACCTGGGCGTTGCGCCGGACGGCGATGCTGACAGGTGCATGTTCCTTGACGAGAAAGGCAATACTGTGCCAGGCGACCTTATCACTGCCCTCATAGCGCAACGGCTTATCAAGGACAATCCCAAAAGCGCAGTGCTTTACGACCTGCGGGCATCCAGGGTTGTCAAGGAGGTCATCGAGGCAGAAGGCGGCAGGGCAATCATGAGCAGGGTTGGGCATTCCTACATCAAGGAAAGGATGAGAAAGGAGAATGCCATCTTTGCAGGCGAAGTCAGCGCCCATTTCTACTACAGGGAAAATTCGTATTGCGAAAGCTCCATCATGTCTACATTGATTATTATGAAGATGATGTCAGAGTCCGGCAAAAAGCTCTCCGAGCTTGTTGCGCCGCTCAGGAAATACCACAAGACAGACGAAATCAATTTCAAGGTCAAGGACAAGGAAGCCAAGATGAAGGAGCTGGAGAAGATTTTTTACGACGGGAATGTTAGCCGCCTTGACGGGATCAAGATTGAGTATGGTGACTGGTGGTTCAATGTCAGGCCGTCAAACACAGAGCCGCTGCTGAGGCTGAATCTTGAGGCCGACACAAAGGACTTGATGCTTAAGATGCAGAACAGGATTTCTAAGATCATACAAAATTAA
- a CDS encoding nucleotidyltransferase family protein: protein MKERVTLTLDKNVLKDVDAKVDGFEIKNRSHAVELLILKALKANVPRRAVILAGGQGTRLRPITYEIPKALIPVHNKTLTEHLFDLFKKYDIRDIVMAVGHMRDKIKSHYGDGSKFGIRLTYVEETRPLGTAGPLRLAKNLLNESFIVSNGDELKDLNIEEMYKVHKENKALVTIALTTVVDPTQYGVAKLSGSRILEFVEKPKKHEAPSNLINSGFYIIEPEVISMIKRGFTMLEKDVFPKLAQKGKLYGYPFSGQWFDTGNIERYERALKEWKDIG, encoded by the coding sequence ATGAAGGAAAGAGTCACGCTTACCCTGGACAAGAATGTCCTCAAGGATGTGGACGCAAAAGTTGATGGCTTTGAGATAAAAAACAGGAGCCATGCAGTGGAGCTTTTGATACTCAAGGCGCTGAAGGCAAATGTCCCGCGCAGGGCGGTTATACTGGCTGGCGGCCAGGGAACAAGGCTAAGGCCCATAACTTATGAAATCCCGAAAGCCCTGATTCCGGTGCACAACAAGACGCTGACTGAGCATCTTTTTGACTTGTTCAAGAAATATGACATCAGGGACATTGTTATGGCAGTTGGCCATATGAGGGACAAGATCAAGAGCCATTATGGCGACGGCTCGAAATTCGGAATAAGGCTGACTTATGTCGAGGAAACCAGGCCGCTGGGGACAGCAGGGCCATTGAGGCTGGCAAAAAATCTCCTCAATGAATCGTTTATTGTCTCTAATGGCGATGAGCTCAAGGACCTTAACATCGAAGAGATGTACAAGGTGCACAAGGAGAACAAGGCATTGGTGACAATAGCGCTGACAACAGTGGTTGACCCCACCCAGTACGGGGTGGCGAAATTGTCAGGCTCCAGGATTCTTGAGTTTGTGGAGAAGCCAAAAAAGCACGAGGCGCCGAGCAACCTTATCAACTCAGGATTTTACATTATTGAGCCAGAGGTTATCAGCATGATCAAGAGGGGCTTTACAATGCTGGAAAAGGATGTGTTTCCAAAATTGGCGCAAAAGGGAAAATTGTACGGCTACCCGTTTTCTGGGCAATGGTTTGATACTGGCAATATCGAAAGGTATGAAAGAGCCCTGAAGGAATGGAAAGATATTGGGTGA
- the glpX gene encoding class II fructose-bisphosphatase, with the protein MDRNLALEFVRVTEEAAIAAARWVGKGDKHSADQAAVNLMRKRFDGIDISGKVVIGEGERDEAPMLFIGEKVGTGNGPGFDIAVDPLECTNSVAYGRPNAISVLAAAPSGNLLGAPDTYMNKIAVGPLAAGKVDLDARPSENIQAVADALGKDADEVTVVVLDRERHEKLIKDIRETGARIILIPDGDISGAIAPSLETNNADLLLGTGAAPEGVIAAAAIKCLGGEIQGRLSFRNEDEKRRAKEMGIKDLEKKYSTNELVRGDNVIFSATGILSGLLLDGVQFTSTGVITHSLVTRSKSGTIRFIKANHRMDHKEHKKIAMPR; encoded by the coding sequence ATGGACAGAAATCTCGCGCTGGAATTTGTAAGGGTGACTGAGGAGGCTGCAATAGCCGCAGCAAGGTGGGTCGGCAAGGGCGACAAGCATTCTGCAGACCAGGCAGCGGTCAACCTGATGAGAAAAAGGTTTGATGGCATTGACATCTCGGGCAAGGTGGTCATTGGCGAAGGGGAAAGGGACGAGGCGCCTATGCTTTTTATCGGGGAGAAAGTCGGCACGGGAAATGGCCCCGGATTTGACATTGCCGTTGACCCGCTTGAATGCACGAACAGCGTTGCGTACGGAAGGCCGAATGCGATTTCAGTCCTGGCCGCAGCGCCGTCTGGAAACCTTCTTGGCGCGCCTGACACCTACATGAACAAGATCGCAGTCGGGCCGCTGGCTGCGGGGAAAGTTGACCTGGATGCAAGGCCGTCAGAAAATATACAGGCGGTTGCCGATGCTCTTGGAAAAGATGCTGATGAGGTGACAGTTGTTGTACTGGACCGCGAAAGGCATGAAAAATTAATCAAGGACATACGCGAGACAGGGGCAAGGATTATCCTGATCCCAGATGGGGACATCAGCGGGGCAATAGCGCCGAGCCTTGAAACGAACAATGCTGACCTTCTGCTTGGCACAGGAGCCGCGCCTGAAGGCGTGATTGCAGCTGCAGCAATAAAATGCCTTGGCGGGGAAATCCAGGGGCGGCTTTCCTTCAGGAACGAGGATGAAAAGAGGCGCGCAAAGGAAATGGGCATCAAGGACCTGGAAAAAAAGTATTCAACAAATGAGCTGGTAAGGGGCGACAATGTCATATTTTCAGCAACGGGCATCTTATCCGGGCTGCTGCTGGACGGGGTTCAATTCACGAGCACCGGAGTCATAACGCATAGCCTTGTCACGCGCTCCAAGTCCGGGACCATAAGATTCATTAAGGCAAACCACAGGATGGACCACAAGGAGCACAAGAAAATAGCAATGCCCAGGTAA
- a CDS encoding aldolase: protein MIMEKPTLARNEINVPADVPAKSKKTYVDNYYNATHGTGRLMLFAGDQKIEHLNDDFYGTADTGQIPPDDADPEHLFRIASRATIGIFASQLGLIAKYGPEYKDINYIVKLNSKSHMVKTDQKDPRSMSMWTVQDAVDLRENAGLKIVGIGYTIYLGSEYEGEMLREAAQAIKAAHENGMFSVIWMYPRGKAVKDEKDPHLIAGATGVAACIGADFVKVNPPKKDGADSAELLKEATLSAGNRTRVICAGGSSVDPTKFLETLHRQIHIGGVMGNATGRNIHQKPLLEAIRLCNAISSITLGNFTVEKAIQVYEGKEKFAIK, encoded by the coding sequence ATGATAATGGAGAAACCTACACTTGCAAGAAACGAAATAAATGTGCCAGCTGATGTTCCGGCAAAAAGCAAAAAGACATATGTGGACAATTATTATAATGCGACGCACGGCACCGGAAGGCTGATGCTGTTTGCGGGCGACCAAAAAATCGAGCACCTGAATGATGATTTCTACGGTACAGCCGATACTGGCCAGATTCCCCCGGACGACGCGGACCCAGAGCACCTTTTCAGGATAGCATCCAGGGCCACAATAGGGATCTTTGCAAGCCAGCTCGGCCTGATTGCAAAATACGGCCCGGAATACAAGGACATCAATTACATTGTCAAGCTCAATTCAAAATCACATATGGTGAAAACTGACCAGAAGGACCCAAGAAGCATGTCAATGTGGACTGTGCAGGATGCGGTTGACCTAAGGGAAAATGCCGGGCTGAAAATTGTCGGCATTGGCTACACCATCTACCTGGGCAGCGAATATGAAGGCGAAATGCTCAGGGAGGCAGCGCAGGCAATCAAGGCTGCGCATGAAAACGGCATGTTCTCAGTCATATGGATGTACCCGCGCGGCAAGGCCGTGAAGGATGAAAAGGACCCGCACCTTATTGCAGGTGCAACAGGAGTGGCTGCATGCATTGGCGCTGATTTTGTCAAGGTCAATCCTCCAAAAAAAGATGGTGCTGATTCTGCGGAGCTGCTAAAGGAGGCAACACTTTCAGCAGGAAACAGGACAAGGGTTATCTGTGCAGGCGGAAGCAGCGTTGACCCCACCAAATTCCTGGAAACACTTCACAGGCAGATACATATAGGCGGCGTTATGGGCAATGCAACCGGCCGGAACATCCACCAAAAGCCCTTACTGGAGGCAATCCGGCTTTGCAATGCAATCTCGTCAATAACCCTTGGCAATTTCACAGTGGAAAAAGCAATCCAAGTTTATGAAGGCAAGGAAAAATTCGCAATTAAATAG